One window from the genome of Oceanisphaera sp. IT1-181 encodes:
- a CDS encoding cold-shock protein, with protein MATGTVKWFNEAKGFGFITPADGSKDLFAHFSEITGSGFKTLAEGQQVSYTATEGAKGPQASQIEAI; from the coding sequence ATGGCTACTGGTACCGTAAAATGGTTTAACGAAGCAAAAGGTTTTGGTTTTATCACTCCTGCTGATGGCAGCAAAGATTTGTTCGCACATTTCTCTGAAATCACTGGTAGTGGCTTCAAAACTTTGGCTGAAGGCCAACAGGTATCTTACACCGCTACTGAAGGTGCTAAAGGTCCTCAAGCTTCTCAAATCGAAGCTATCTAA
- the ruvX gene encoding Holliday junction resolvase RuvX, whose protein sequence is MSRTLLGFDYGTKSIGVAVGQEITASARPLLALKANDGVPNWEQIEAILKEWQPALLIVGLPLNMDGTEQDISRRARKFANRLHGRFGLAVELQDERLTTTDARARLFDAGGYKALGKDAVDAVSAQLILESWMEAPSARDE, encoded by the coding sequence ATGAGCCGTACCCTGCTCGGTTTTGATTACGGCACTAAAAGCATAGGTGTGGCCGTAGGCCAAGAAATTACCGCTTCGGCTCGTCCACTCTTGGCCTTAAAAGCCAATGACGGCGTGCCTAACTGGGAACAAATCGAAGCCATACTCAAAGAGTGGCAACCAGCACTGTTGATTGTGGGCTTACCGCTAAATATGGATGGCACCGAGCAAGACATTAGCCGCCGTGCGCGCAAGTTTGCCAACCGCTTACATGGCCGCTTTGGCTTAGCCGTAGAGCTGCAAGATGAACGCCTGACTACGACCGATGCCCGTGCGCGACTATTTGATGCCGGTGGCTATAAGGCATTAGGTAAAGATGCGGTTGATGCCGTGTCGGCGCAATTGATATTAGAGTCATGGATGGAAGCGCCTTCGGCTCGTGATGAGTAA
- a CDS encoding YqgE/AlgH family protein produces the protein MDSLQHHFLIAMPNLKDPFFGGSVTYVCEHNDEGAMGLVINIPIDMPLYALLDQLEMGPEDTPSELDQPVLQGGPVATDRGFVLHSPMAGFSSSQMLADNLMITTSPDVLETLGTDMEPEHYLVALGYAGWTPGQLEQELSENSWLTVPADTALLFDTPLSNRWHQAIGRLGVDPRHLSSQVGHA, from the coding sequence ATGGACTCTTTGCAACATCATTTTCTTATTGCTATGCCCAACCTCAAAGATCCCTTCTTTGGTGGTTCAGTGACCTATGTCTGTGAACATAATGACGAAGGCGCCATGGGGCTGGTGATTAATATCCCCATCGATATGCCTTTGTATGCGTTATTAGATCAGCTGGAGATGGGGCCTGAAGATACCCCCTCTGAGCTTGATCAACCCGTATTACAAGGCGGACCGGTCGCGACCGACCGTGGTTTTGTGTTGCACAGCCCCATGGCGGGATTTAGCTCCAGCCAAATGTTGGCCGATAATTTAATGATCACCACCTCGCCAGACGTACTAGAAACCTTAGGCACAGATATGGAGCCTGAGCATTATTTAGTGGCGTTAGGCTATGCGGGTTGGACGCCCGGTCAGTTAGAGCAAGAGCTCAGTGAAAACAGCTGGTTAACCGTGCCCGCCGATACCGCTTTACTGTTTGATACGCCTTTGAGCAATCGTTGGCACCAAGCCATCGGCCGTTTAGGCGTAGATCCTCGTCATTTATCTTCACAAGTAGGTCATGCATGA